The genomic region AGGACTTGAGCAACTCGAAGCCCAAACAAACTTCACCAAGCAGGAACTGCAGATCCTCTATCgtggttttaaaaatgtaagcaCACACCAgatattgttattttaaaaaatgcagtcaTACTAAAAtgcactatattgccaaaactCTGTTCTATTCCATTCTAAGTATTGTTACACCTCTCTAAATCACTGAGGCATTGAAGTGTTtcaatcacttccatggccacaggtgtatagcATCAAGCACATAGGCATGCAGACGGCTTctaaaaatatttgtgaaagaatgagtTGCTCTCAGGAGCTCTGGTACTGTGCAAAATGTCCAGTTGTGAAATTTCCTCACTACTAAATATTTCACAGTTAACTGCTAGTGGTACTATGACAAAATGGAAGAGATTgggaatgacagcaactcaTTAAGTGGTAAGCCGCATAAAATTAGAGAGTGGGGTCAGCAAGACTGAGGTGCATATTGAGCAGAGGTCGCTAATTTTCTGTGGAATCAACTGCACATGTGCTTCATGTGGCCTTTGCTCAAGTAAAGCACACAAAGCGCTTCATGTTCTTTGGACTGAGAAATCGTGCTTCTCCAATCCAATGGATAATACTGGGTTTGGCAGTTGCCAGGAGAGcagtacttgtctgactgcattgtgcCAGGTGTAAAGTTTGCGGGGGAGGGGGTTTCAGGAGTGGGGCTCATCctttttgtttcagtgaaagAAACTCAGtgttgtgggaacagtttggggatgacCTTTTCTGTTTCAACATGACTGCGCACCAGTGCGCAAAGCAAAGTCCATAAAGACAAGACTGAGCAAGTTTGTTgtagaagaacttgactggtcTGTATCTCAGCCTAATCTCAACCTgccagaacacctttgggatgaattagagcaaaGAATTCAAGCCAGGCCTCctcatccaacatcagtgtctgacctcacaattGCACTTCTGGAAAGAATGGTCAAAccttcccataaacacactcctaaGTCTTGTTGAAAACCCTTCCAGAAGAGTTTAAGTTGCTATTGCTACATAATATTAAATGCCATGGATTAAAAATGAGATGTCAGTTATGTACATATgcatgtgaaggcagacaagtgaatacttttggcaatatagtatATGTGTGCATCACATCATCAGACAACCAAATTTTCATTGAGTAGAATAACTGTAGAGTCTCATTTCTTCCACAGGAATGTCCAAGTGGAGTTGTGAATGAGGAgacttttaaacacatttatgcACAGTTCTTTCCTCATGGAGGTCAAGTACacagtttttaatcttttttattgCACTatgaagcttttcttttttttacacttttcttcCATGTGTGTTACAGATGCAAGCATGTATGCGCATTATCTGTTCAACGCTTTTGACACTGCAAACAATGGTTCCATAAAGTTTAAGGtacaaaaatggacaaaatgttagttatttctttaattttctgctctttttttaatttatgcttTCCCACTTCCCTGATCTATTTTGGACAGGATTTTGTAATGGGACTATCTATTCTGCTGAGGGGAACACTAAGGGAAAAGCTGGAGTGGACGTTTCACCTGTATGACATCAACAGAGATGGATACATAAACAGAGAGGTGAGACTGTGTTGTTACAGTTTTAACTGGATATTATTTGTTATCTCAAATCTTTGTCTAAGCATGACATGAATCTCCTGTTCTTGCAGGAAATGACTGAGATTGTGAGGGCCATATATGACATGATGGGCAAGTACACCTACCCTGCACTGAAGGGAGACGTTCCACAGCAGCATGTGGATGCCTTTTTTCAGGttcatttcaaattcaaattcaaattttatttgtcacacacacaaccatacacagtatgatgTTTGGTGAAATGCTTATTGCTgtgcaatgcccgaccattaaatgacagtaaGAATTGACAATAAAATTTACAGATTTACAGATTACTACAAAATTACAGACAACAAGCCATACTATTTGTTTAAATTGGATCAACTCCCTTTATGGAgtttttttcacactttcaaCTTAACTACATTTTTCAGTCTCGTAAGGTTTATAAACCCTAGTGTTTACACATTATGAAAGGAAAGCAGACTTTTAATGTCTCTTGTCATAACCCCGTAACTTCCCAAGAAACCTTTGTTGGTTTATAGCAGCTTTGTAGTCATTATTAGATTGTTTCATTAGGGTTAGGATGCAAGGCAATGCCACCAGAACAgaatcaacaaaataaaaataactttttctctaCAGAAAATGGATAAGAACAAAGATGGCGTGGTGACTTTGGAGGAGTTCATTGTAGCCTGCCAAGAGGTCAGTATTCttcttcatgtgtttttgtcaaatgaattatattttaaagaattaaaatataatatgcATAAAAAAGCAACTAGTTTCTTACTTAAGCTTGTTATTCTAGTCGTGAAACCACCACTACACCTGACTCAAACAGCCTCTCCTCCACACAGTCCTCATTCATAAAGTGGTCTACAAACGCTAACATTACGGCTAACAGGTGGATTTTCCCATTTCATTGCAGCTAGCTAACAATTAAAAGCCACTtactgtttgaaagagtgaatgTGAACAGTATATCCTCtgttatttaaacataaaactAAAGTGACTCTTTTAGATTGCTTTTtagattttgtttctttgttttctattGAGTTATTGGTTCTTTTAGTAGTTAGACTTACATTAAATTATATTAGCGATCAGCAGCAACCAACTAACGCACTGACATCATGTTATGTACTGGTGCAAGATGGCACTATACATGTTATAAAAactttaaacacttttttttaatccagattCACAGACATTGTTAAATCTGGCCCTTTTTTAGAGAAGGACTCAGTGGTGTATATTAGCCTGAATACATGCAGTGTTAATAGTGTAAATAGTGTAAAGTGTAAATAGGCCTACATAATTTCACCATTACTTAAATTTTTTTATGTCAAAAGTCAAGCATAAGAAAAACCACAATCCATCAGATGATTTCATTTCACAGACACAGGTATTCAAAATAATTCCATACAccatttgtcttatttctcAACAGGATGAAACTATGATGAGATCCATGCAGCTGTTTGAAAACGTGATGTAGAACAAGCGGAGAGGGTGGAGACAACCACATGGAAAAATGAGAGGGCtgaatgtgagtgcgtgtgtgtggatgcaTATGTGCAGTACATCcagtctctcctcctcctcctcctgttttaTCCAGCTGTGGTCAGGATATAGGCTGAATCCCCCACAATGACTTGTATGAAGGGACTGGACTGGGATGCTCTTTAGTGCTCCTGACGAGTTTcgacacacaacacaaagtgACTGATGTGACAGACATGGATTTTAACACATTCGTCTCTGTTCTGTCATGAAGACATGAAGATTGGCCTGTTAAAGATAAAGCTGCTCATCCATTATGAGGCTGCTCCTGACCAGCGAAGGGCAATGTGCTCAAGAAGCTGatcgttttattttattttttgccaagAAGCAGTTggggtttgtttatttttttgcttttttttttttattgtttttttgccaAAGTATGATTGCATGCTTGTTTTATTTCCaatttttttgacagatttgacCATAAGTAAATCTATACTTGTGTCCCATCCATCTTGCGGTTGACAGATATGAGATACCGCAAACGTTGTACGTTGGTTTCACTGATGCGGTGACCCTTGTAAATTTGTGCTGGCCTGGATGTCGCTTGTGTGCTGAGTCTGTGTTATGCTCGTCTGTCCAAAACTTACAGTACAagtcaaataattttaaagcaGCACATTTCCTGGGTCttacatggtgtgtgtgtgcttatcttttcttttctttttttagtgaaaaagaaaccaattcattcttttttttcatgttttcatctgCTGCTTTTCGGCTTGTGGTCAAATTGGTGTAttgtcaaaaatgtgttttttaaaaagattgaaAAACGAACAGGAATAAATTTTAAACAGAATTATGAAATGCCCGCAAATCAAAGATGTTGACGAAGAGGCTTATTAGATGTTCATTTGCACAGATGACAAGTAATCGGGATGTGACTCTCAAATGGAGACAGCGATGCCACAGAAGAAGTTTTGTCCAAAAGACATCACTGTGTCAGAAAAAGCAAGATTTTGCTGCTGGTCCATTCCAGCAAAGAACTGAGAAAGCTTCTGATAATCTTGCAGGGAAAACCGCTGAATGTCAGCTTTGGAATGTGATATGACACTGAGGACAGCTCCATTTGTAATAATGAACATTTGGCACTGTGTCCTCCATTTAAACGAGGACAGTGATGTCACACTGACGTACATGGTACACCGAAAatagggtttttttctgtagcAGTAGCCCACTGAAGGTTTCCTGTGACTCGTGGTGTATTTAAATGCGCCACCATAATAGAAAACTCACAAGACTATCGTAGTTTAGGCACTAAAATATTAATTGCTGTTCTTTTTCGCAGTCATTAGAGAGGCTCTTTTTTCTGCACCGTGCGACCGTGTGACATCGCAGCCTCAGGTCTTGGAGATCTTATTTTGGAATCAGATTATTAAATCTCACCAACAGGTTCATTCTAAGCCATATGAATAAATGTGTCCATTCTTAAATTTGAGTGGTGTGCTACTTTATACTGGTGTGCCTATATTTTTGTATgctattaaaaaatgtaataattattaGAGCAGAAACCTAAACAGATGAGTGAagagcacaaaaacacagggcAGGCTCTAAGGAGTCACTGAAAAATTTAATGAGtattgttacggccctagcagggcctcctgAAACTACTCTTGTATGGGTGTGGTGTTCGCTCTCCGCCTTCTCCTGTCTTGCTCtacccctctgtctctctcttgctcttctctctccccaggacacagctgctgttcaTTGGCCTCATTTACCACCTGGGCCCAGTTAGCAATCACCTCTCCTAGGTCATATAAGCTGGGGATGAACTGGGTATGAGAGAGTGTTTTTTCTCTGGTGTTCCCACATTGTGTGTCGAAGGTGTTGGGAGAGATCCTATAGTGTGGAGTTGTGGAAGCAGTTTGCAGTGTAGCTGCTTCACATGAGTAGTGTGGGCTTGTGGGCCTCGGCAGCAGTAAAGCTAGCTGCTGCTAGTGACAGGGTGAGCTTGTGGGCCCCTGGAAGTGCCTCCTCGTGGTGTGgagtttgtttggttgttgtgttctttgttgttgcaacctttttctttttctagtgtTATTGGTAAAACAGCGTTGCCGGCTCCTTATGTTAATTTTATCtataataaaaactattttatttactaaGCACCTCTGTCTGTTCTCCTTTCATTCTGTTCTGGACCCATTTGTTACCAGTCCACACACACCCCTAGACCTTCATCGTGGGGACGTAACaatgtgggggctcgtccgggatatgACTGGAAGGAACAGCGGTTATGTTGTAGTGTGTTGTTTGCCGGTGGCTTGTGTAGTTGTGTTGTATCTGCTATACTCTCTCCAGTTAGCACAGGGGGGTGTCTAGCTGAGCGTAAGCTCCTCCTTCAGGcactcatttttttattttgccttttttattttcggaGTAATCCCAAGTGGGGATTAGTTCCCTGTCGGGGGTAGGCTTGTCGGTGCTTTGTGCACTTGATGCTTAACCTTTAAAGTTCAGAAGCTCCAGAAGCTAACTAGGCTAAGATTTTAGTAGGTAGGTCTGGGGAGAGGGTCGatggtccatccatccattcgcttccgcttatccttttcagggtcgcggggggcgctggagcctatcccagctgtcatagggcgaaaggcggggtacaccctggacaggtcgccagtctgtcgcagggccaacacacaggaacagacaaccattcacactcacattcacacctagtgacaatttgtattatccaattaacctatccccacaagctgcatgtctttggacggtgggaggaagccggagtacccggagggaacccacgcaaacacggggagaacatgcaaactccacacagaaagaccctggcctgatgttggaattgaactcaggaccttcttgctgtgcggcaacagtgctaaccaccgtgccaccgtgctgccaggGTCGatggtatttttatttattggttaacCTGTGGTCACACATATTTCCCACCTGTTTTTGATTTGTGTGTTGGAGGtggtgtttctttgttgttattgttagccTCAGGTAGTTTTGAATGGCTACCTTTGATGTTGCCATGTTTAAGGCAAACCCTTCGCTTGTCCAGCTGGACGCCTGTAGGAAGAGGGATTTGCATGAGGTGGCAGCAATTTATGGCATTTGTGTCTCCATAGCTCTGCGTAAGGCTGAGCTGAAAGCTGCTCTTATGTCTGGATTGGTGGAGAAAGGGATGGTGGCCTTGCCGGTGTCTGCCAGTCCACCTGAGCATGGTGTAGCGTCTCA from Astatotilapia calliptera chromosome 10, fAstCal1.2, whole genome shotgun sequence harbors:
- the kcnip1b gene encoding Kv channel-interacting protein 1b isoform X2 is translated as MGAVVGTLTMQTKQRRPSRDKTDDELEMTMVCHRPEGLEQLEAQTNFTKQELQILYRGFKNECPSGVVNEETFKHIYAQFFPHGDASMYAHYLFNAFDTANNGSIKFKDFVMGLSILLRGTLREKLEWTFHLYDINRDGYINREEMTEIVRAIYDMMGKYTYPALKGDVPQQHVDAFFQKMDKNKDGVVTLEEFIVACQEDETMMRSMQLFENVM
- the kcnip1b gene encoding Kv channel-interacting protein 1b isoform X1 — translated: MAGCTSRCRQGVLKLIQSLQRLVSGTLTKDKTDDELEMTMVCHRPEGLEQLEAQTNFTKQELQILYRGFKNECPSGVVNEETFKHIYAQFFPHGDASMYAHYLFNAFDTANNGSIKFKDFVMGLSILLRGTLREKLEWTFHLYDINRDGYINREEMTEIVRAIYDMMGKYTYPALKGDVPQQHVDAFFQKMDKNKDGVVTLEEFIVACQEDETMMRSMQLFENVM